From the genome of Streptomyces sp. NBC_00523:
GTGGCACCGTCGTTGGCGAGTGCCCGCATGGCGATCTCGGAGAGGCCCCGGTGGACTCCGGCCCGCACCTGGTCGGGCGGGAGCAGCCCCATCCCCTTGGGAAGCCCGGTGAGCCCGTACGCATCGCTCTCGTACGGCCAGCGCTGGGTCAGCGCGGCGTACAGCAGGGCCCCGATCGCCTCCGTGTCGGCGCGCTGGGGGCCGTCGGACGTGATGCCTCGCAGGGCGGCGTTCACCGCGAGGCCGCGGATGCGGTACTGGCCGGACGAGCTGCGGAGCACGGCCCCCGGCGTGAGCCGCAGGTGGGCCAGGCCCTCCCGGTGCGCGGCAGCCATGGCCTGGGAGACCTGGCTGACGAGCTGGTACGCGTCGTGGGCGTCCATCGGGCCCGCGCTCAGCAGGGCCATGAGCTCGGTGGCGTCGGGAAGCCACTCGTGGACGACGTAGACGAGCTCGTCCTCCTCGACGGCGTCCAGGACCTGCACGAAGCGCGGGTCGCCGAGCAACGCGGAGGACCGGGCGGCGGCCAGGACCGAGCGTGCCCGCGGGTGCTCCGCGGGCAGGAGGTGGACCCCCACCGCGCGACGCAGCTTCTCGTCGACGGCCCGCCAGCTGCTGAACCCGTCCAGACGGGTGACGCATTCCTCCAGCCGGTACCGGCCGGCCAGCTTGTGACCGCTGTGCAGATCCGGGGTGGCCGGGAAGGTCTTCGATGCGGCTGTCTCGTCGGTCTCCTCCTGGGAGTCCGTGTCCGCCGCGTCCTGCGCTTCTGCCGTACCGTCGGTCGTGGCCTCGTCCGCCTTGGCGGTCAGCGGCTTGTCCCCGCTGTTGTCGGCCACGTCGACGGCAGCCGTGCTACGTTCCGCCACCGTCGTTCCTGCCTCCCCATCCGTTGCGCGATGCCAGCCAGCTCTGCTCTGCACAGTCACGCCAATTGTGCCCACACTCCGGCGCTATGCACGACACGCGGAGACCGGCGATGGTTGTGCGGACCGGCCGGCCTCAGCGGCCGAGCCGCCCCCTGACCATGCCGACCATGCCGTTGATCTCCTCGATCCGCATCTTCCTCGCCGCGACGAAGAACACTCCGAGCAGCAGGACACCGCCGCAGACCAGCGCGACGAGCGAGCCGAAGGCGCCTTCCCCGAGCACCTGCAGGAGGCCGAAGCCCGCGGCTCCGCCGACCAAGGTGGCGGGCAGCGCGGCGAGGCACAGCCTGG
Proteins encoded in this window:
- a CDS encoding protein kinase family protein, whose amino-acid sequence is MAERSTAAVDVADNSGDKPLTAKADEATTDGTAEAQDAADTDSQEETDETAASKTFPATPDLHSGHKLAGRYRLEECVTRLDGFSSWRAVDEKLRRAVGVHLLPAEHPRARSVLAAARSSALLGDPRFVQVLDAVEEDELVYVVHEWLPDATELMALLSAGPMDAHDAYQLVSQVSQAMAAAHREGLAHLRLTPGAVLRSSSGQYRIRGLAVNAALRGITSDGPQRADTEAIGALLYAALTQRWPYESDAYGLTGLPKGMGLLPPDQVRAGVHRGLSEIAMRALANDGATASRQEQPCTTPDELAKAVAAMPRIPPPEPVFTAPPEYQRTTYQQGTYGRPAAAGPVVTQPVVPVPPAPLQSRTGKALKWVVSALLIAALGLGSWQLAETLIDRDNNSGGDPGTTQSNPENNDTPPVEKSKPVPIVTAQDYDPLGADGSEKPQSIGNVYDDDPSSYWHTDWYASAEFGNLKTGVGVVLDLGKTQRVGKVDVSFLGGDTSVELRTADGSTVPTSPTGFDKVAQGSGTQVSLKPSKPVQARYLLVWLTKLPPSGEGNYRGKVSDIKVTS